In a single window of the Elaeis guineensis isolate ETL-2024a chromosome 6, EG11, whole genome shotgun sequence genome:
- the LOC140858533 gene encoding uncharacterized protein has product MTSRLRPLSLSSDLIASPSFSRPSTTMAARAVLASSLRRLSSPTPSAKLIPRRGLAGGGDHHGPPKVNIWEDPLSPSKWKEEHFVLASLGGWFLLGYGGYKLFGGKKEKKEEVVAASAH; this is encoded by the exons ATGACCTCTCGTCTtcgtcctctttctctctcctcagaCCTAATAGCATCTCCCAGCTTCTCGCGACCTTCCACAACAATGGCGGCCCGGGCGGTGCTTGCGTCCTCTCTCCGGCGATTGTCTTCTCCTACTCCATCGGCGAAGCTGATACCCCGGCGTGGTCTCGCCGGTGGCGGAG ATCATCATGGACCCCCGAAGGTTAATATTTGGGAAGATCCACTAAGCCCATCTAAATGGAAGGAAGAACAT TTTGTATTGGCGAGTTTAGGTGGTTGGTTTTTGCTAGGCTATGGTGGATATAAGCTTTTtggtggaaagaaagaaaagaaggaagag GTCGTTGCAGCATCAGCGCATTAG